The genomic DNA TTCGCCCAGCTTGGTGCCGATCGAAACCTGGGCCTCGCGGGCCGCTTGCTGTGCGGCCACGGCGGGATGGCCGGGATGGAGCAGTGAAAGCTCGCCGAGCGCTCTCTGTTGGGAGGAAAGGATTTCCTCCTGGCACCCAGCGACCAACTCGTGCGCTTGAAAGACGCGATCGAAGTTCACGTTCGCGCGTTTCGCGGAAAACTCGGTGAGGTCGCCCAAGGTGCCCTCGAGCGCCTGTGCGATCTTCCGCTGGGCGGTGAGGGCGGCATCCTGCATCACTGCAACTTCACCGGCGGCCCGTGGGGCGATGGTGGCCACATGCAGGGAAAGTTCGTCACGCTTGGACGTTTCGAGGCCGGAGAATTCCTGGCGCACCGCTTCCAGCTGCCGGAGGCCCTCTGCCAAAGAGGAGGCCAGATGTTCCCGGCGGGCCTCCTTCTCCGCGTGCGACCGCTGCATCGGCACCGCGACGCCAATGGCGGCCCCGATCACGAGCACGGCCACGGCGGCACCGCGCTTCACGGCGCGGCGGCGATGGTTCACGGGCTCGGGTTTCTGGGACATCACGGAGGCCTCTCAAAGGAGCGGCAGAAAATGAAGGCACGGCAAGGGAGGATTTTCGCCCCCCCGTGCGGGTGGAAGTGGTCCGCACGCCGTGGAAACGGTTGCCCGGAACCCGCCGTAGGAGTCATAGTACCGGAACCATCCGCAAAACCGCCTTCGCTTCGCTTTCATGGGAAACCCTTTCCGCGCGGCCGCCATCCGCCTGCACGTCTGCCTCGCCCTCGCGGTGGCAGCCGTCGCGCCGCTACGGGGAGCATCGTACTTGAGCCGCGCTTGGCAGACCGGCGAAGGCATGCCGAGCAATGTGGTGAATGGCGTGGCTCGCGACGACAATGGCTTCCTCTGGATCGCGACGGGGAATGGCGTGGCGCGTTTCGATGGGCTGCGCTTCGAGCTCTTCTCGCTGCCCGATGGCCTGCCGGACACGCAGATCCACTCGCTGCACATCGACCGCCGCGGCCGGGTCTGGGTGGGCACGCGGAAAGGTGCGGCGTATCGCGAGAATGGAACGTGGCACATCCCGGCGGGTGTGCCGGTGGAGCAGATCTATTCGCTCGGCGAAGCACAGGACGGCTCGATCTGGCTCGGCATGTATCAGGCGTGCTGGCGCTGGGCGGAAGGAAAGGCCACCCAGGTGGATCTCGGCGACATCCCGGCGGACACCCGCAGCTTCCTGGATGATGGCTATGGCGGCCTGTGGATTCTCACCCGCGGCCACCTGTGCCGCTGGCATCCTGACCGGCCCGGCGAGGCACGCTCGGTCCCCGGCCCGTGGAATGGCTACGAGCTTCGCCAACTCTGCCGCGACGGCGAAGGCCGCATGGTGATCGCGGGCACGGGCCTCCTGCTGCGCCAGCGTGGCAGCACGTGGGAAGATCTCGGCGAATCGATGCCCGGCGGCCAAGCGGGGCCGAACCTCGCCTGCTCTGCCGGACCGAATGGCGAGCTGTGGGTCGCGACCCGTGACCGCGGTGCGCTGGTGCTGAATGACGGCAAGTGGACCACGCTTGATTCGACCGGCCAGCTTTCGCTCGATGACGTGCGCGCATTGGTGATCGATGACGACGGGCTGGTCTGGCTCGGCACCAATGGTGGCGGTCTCAACCTGCTGCGCCGCCGGCCCTTTGAAAGCTTCGCCGCGAAGGAGGGCCTGGGGCGCACGGTGACCTCCGCGCTGGTCATCGATCGCGATGGCACGGTGTGGGCAGGCACCGATGGCGCGGGCATCTTCCGGCTCCAGAACCACCGCTTCGTGCCGGCGTTCTCCTACTTCGAGCAGCCGGACAAAGGCCTGATCTGGTCGCTGAGCACCACCCGAGATGGCACCCTGTGGGCCGGCACCTATCGGGATGGCCTGCTGCGAATCCGCAATGGCGAGATCGAGCGGCTGGCAGTAGCCGAGGCCGGCTTTGAAAAGGAAGTCTCCGCCCTTCATGAAATGCGCGATGGCTCGCTGCTCGTGGGCGTCCAGAAGTTCGGCATCCACCGCCTGAAGGATGGCAGCTTCGATCCCGCCTACCGTGGTCCGGAAGGTCCGGAGATGCGCTTTCACGACACGCTGGAAGACCGGGACGGCAATGTGTGGGCCGCCTGTGGATCGGACGGCCTGTGGCGGCGAGTGGACGGCAAGTGGACCCGCGTGGGTGAAGAGCCGGGGAAGGACGTCCTGAATCCGGTGGCGTTGTTAGAAGACAGCGGCGGCGATCTCTTGATCGGGACGCTGGGCCAGGGACTCGTCCGCTTTCGTAACGGCGCGATGACCCGCTGGGACACCGACCGGGGACTGGTGAGCAGCACGGTGGTGCAGTTGTTAGAAGACAACGGGAAGAACCTGTGGCTCGGCACCGACGCCGGTTTGCAGCGGCTATCTCGCGATGAACTGGAATCGGGCATCCGCTTTTCCGGGATCCGCCTCGGTCGCGAGGACGGGCTGCCGACGCCGCAGTTCAGCGGCGAGCACGGCAACCTGTGTGCGAAGGCAGCGGACGGCACCCTGTGGTTCTCACTTGCTTCCGGTGCGATCCATCTCGACCCGAAGGACTTCTCGAAAGCGCCGCGCGCGCCGGTGGTGCGGATCGACTCCGCCGCGACGGACAGCGGGCAGCTTTGGGACCGCTCGCGGCCGCAGGCGCTGGAGCAGATCGAGGTGCCCGCTGGCGCTGGGACGCTGCGGATTCGCTTCACCTCGCCGGAATTCGTCGCGCCGGAGCGCGTGCGTTTCCGCTGCCGCATGGACGGCCTGGAGAAGGAGTGGCAGGAGATCGAGGGCGCGCGCACGGTCAGCTACGCCGCGCTGCCGCCGGGCGAGTATCGCTTCGACCTGATGGTCGCCGGCCGCGATGGCTCGTGGAATCCCAAGGCAGCGACGATCCAAGTACGACAGGAGCCGTACTTCTGGCAGCGGCTCGCTTTCCAATTCGCCGCCTCGGTGGCCACGGCGATGCTGCTGGCCACTGTCGTCTACAAGTGGTCCCGCCGCCGGCTGCGCCGGAAGGTCGAAGCGCTGCGCCAGGAACGCCGCGTGGAAATGGAGCGCGCGCGCATCGCCCGCGACCTGCACGATGACCTCGGTGCCAGCCTCACCGAGATCAATTTCCTCGGCACCCTTGCCGGTGTAGCGATGGAAGCAGGCCCGCCGCGCGACAAGGTGCTGGGCATGGTCGAGCGAGCGCGCCACATGGCGAAATCGCTGGATGAGATCGTGTGGACGGTAAATCCGCACAACGACACGCTTTCCTCCACGGTTCATTACCTGTGCTCGCGGGTCCGCGAAAGCCTCACCGCCGCCGGCATTCGCTGCCGGCTGGAGGTGGATGAGGACCTGCCCGAGTGCACGCTGGATTCCCAACAGCGCCACAACCTGCTGATGACCGTGAACGAAGCCGTGAACAATACCATGAAGCACTCGGGCGCCACCGAGGTCGGCCTGACCTTGCGCTGCCGCTATGGCCGATTGCTCGTGGACATCGTGGACAATGGCAAGAGCTTCGACCCTGCCGCCGCTTCGGCAGAGCGGAATGGTCTCCTCAACATGCAGCGCCGGATGGAATCGGCCGGCGGCACCTTTCAAATCACATCCGCGCCCACTGGCACCGTGGTCGCGCTCGAACTCCCGCTCACGCTTCCCAAATGAACCGCATCGCCATCGTCGAAGACAATACCACCGTCCGCGCCAGCCTCGCCGAATTGGTCGAGTCGATCCCGGGTTGCGAATGCGTCGGCACCTTCGCTTCGGGCGAAGAAGGCATCCGCCTCATCCCGAAGCTGACGCCCGATCTGGTGATGATGGACATTCACCTGCCGAATCTTTCCGGCATCGAGTGCACGGCGAAGCTCAAGCAATTGCTGCCCGAGCTGCGGGTGCTGATCCTCACGGTCTATGAAGACGGCGACAAGATCTTCGACGCGCTCAAGGCCGGCGCGAGCGGCTACATTCTCAAGCGCAGCAAGCCCCAGGACATCATCGAGGCGATCCGCGAAATCCTCGCTGGTGGCGCACCGATGACGCCGGAGATCGCGCTCAAGGTCGTGGAATCCTTCCGCAAGACTGCCGCTGCTGCTCCCGCGGAAACAGTAAATCTGTCCCGCCGCGAAATCGAGGTGCTCCAAGGGCTGGCCAAGGGTCTGGCGAACAAGGAAATCGCCGATGAACTGTCAGTAGGGGTCGAGACCGTCCGCTGGCACCTCAAGCAGATCTACGAAAAGCTGCACGTCCGCTGCCGCACGGAAGCAGCGCTGAAATTCCTGGGGATGAAGGATGTCGGTGGCGGGACATGAAGGGAGCTTGCCGAAACATCGGCATGCTGACATCGGTAACGAGCCTCGCCATGAAACCGCTGCTCGCGCTCTGCTGCCTCGTGACCGCCCTCTCCGCCGCCGATGACTGGAAGCCCCTGTGGCCCGGCGGTGAGGCACCTGGTGCCAAGCGGCCACCTGCGGGCACGGAAAACGTCACCGATGGGTGGCGCTACGGCGACATCGAGGTGCCGCAGTATTCCGTCCATCTCGCTCCTGCCGACAAGCGCACCGGCCAAGCGGTCGTGATTTTTCCCGGTGGCGGCTACGGCGTGCTCGCGATGAACCACGAGGGCCACGACTATGCGAAGTGGCTCAATGAGCGCGGCATCACCGGCGTGGTCGTGAAGTACCGCGTCACCGGCAAGGCCGAGCTCGGCTACCAATTTCCCGTGCCTTTCCTCGATGCGCGCCGCGCGATCCGCACCGTGCGGGCGAATGCCAAGGAGTGGGGCGTGGATCCCGCGAAGGTGGGCGTGATGGGCTCGTCCGCCGGTGGCCATCTCGCCAGCCTCTGCACCACCCGCTTCGCCGATACCTTCCCGGAAGAGGGCAAGGACGAGATCGACAAACAAAGCGCACGTCCGGATTTCTCGATCCTGATCTACCCGGTCATCAGCATGGGTCCGCTCGCCCACACCGGGTCGCGGACGAATCTGTTAGGCAAGGATCCGTCGCCCGAGATGATCGAGAAGTGCTCGACCGAAAAGCAGGTCAGCAAGGAGACACCGCCGGTATTCCTGCTGACCACGGCGGATGACATGGTCGATTGCCGGAACAGTTTCGAGTTCGCCGCCGCCTGCAAGGCGAACGGCGTGCCGGTCAGCCTGCATTGCTTTGAAAAAGGCGGCCACGGGTATGGCATGAACGGCAAGGGCGATCTCGCGGTATGGCCGACGCTGCTGGACGCGTGGCTGAAGCGCTGACTGCTTGTCTGCAAACAGGCGATTTTGAGGTTGGAATCTCGGGCCGGACGCCACCACCTTCCGCGGCGTGGACCCTGCCGCCACCGCCCTAGCCCCGCTCGACGGCCTGACGCCGGCCGAGGTGGCGGCGTCGCTCGCGCATTTGCCGGGGCTGGTGTTCTTTGACACCGCGGGAAACCTGCCGGCGAGCTACGGCGCGCCGGTGTCGATCATCGCGGCCCGGCCGCGGGAGGTGATCGAGGGCTCGATCCACGCCGCCGCGGACCGCGCGAAATTGCGGGCGACGCTGGCAAAAGGGGCCGCCTCGCCAGCACCGGACCGCGGCTTCCCGCTCGGCGGCCTGTGCGGTTGGGTCGGCTACGACGGCGAATTCGTCTTCGGCGATTTCCCCGAAATGCTGGTCCATGACCACCGCAGCGGGCGCTGGCACGAGACCGGCCGGCTTTCCGCGGAACGGCGGCCGGCACCGATGCCACGCCAGGAGATCGGGCCGTTCCGGGCAATGATGGAGCGGGAGACCTTCCTTGGAGCCGTGCGGCGCATCCACGAGTGGATCGCGGCGGGCGACATTTATCAGGTGAACCTGACCCAAGCCTTCGCGGCGCAGGTTCGCGGTGAGCATCTCTTCGGGCTCTACGAGACGCTGCGCGAGTGCTCCCCTGCCCCGCTGGCGTCCTACCTTTCACTCGGTGGAAAAGAGATCCTCTCCTCCTCACCGGAGACTTTCCTGCGGCTCTCCGGCCAAGGCATCGAGACCCGCCCCATCAAGGGCACCCGCCCCCGCTTCGCCGATCCGGACGAGGACCGGCGGTCCGCCTACGAACTCCAGACCAGCCCGAAGGAGATCGCCGAGCTGGTGATGATCACCGACT from Luteolibacter sp. Y139 includes the following:
- a CDS encoding sensor histidine kinase, whose amino-acid sequence is MGNPFRAAAIRLHVCLALAVAAVAPLRGASYLSRAWQTGEGMPSNVVNGVARDDNGFLWIATGNGVARFDGLRFELFSLPDGLPDTQIHSLHIDRRGRVWVGTRKGAAYRENGTWHIPAGVPVEQIYSLGEAQDGSIWLGMYQACWRWAEGKATQVDLGDIPADTRSFLDDGYGGLWILTRGHLCRWHPDRPGEARSVPGPWNGYELRQLCRDGEGRMVIAGTGLLLRQRGSTWEDLGESMPGGQAGPNLACSAGPNGELWVATRDRGALVLNDGKWTTLDSTGQLSLDDVRALVIDDDGLVWLGTNGGGLNLLRRRPFESFAAKEGLGRTVTSALVIDRDGTVWAGTDGAGIFRLQNHRFVPAFSYFEQPDKGLIWSLSTTRDGTLWAGTYRDGLLRIRNGEIERLAVAEAGFEKEVSALHEMRDGSLLVGVQKFGIHRLKDGSFDPAYRGPEGPEMRFHDTLEDRDGNVWAACGSDGLWRRVDGKWTRVGEEPGKDVLNPVALLEDSGGDLLIGTLGQGLVRFRNGAMTRWDTDRGLVSSTVVQLLEDNGKNLWLGTDAGLQRLSRDELESGIRFSGIRLGREDGLPTPQFSGEHGNLCAKAADGTLWFSLASGAIHLDPKDFSKAPRAPVVRIDSAATDSGQLWDRSRPQALEQIEVPAGAGTLRIRFTSPEFVAPERVRFRCRMDGLEKEWQEIEGARTVSYAALPPGEYRFDLMVAGRDGSWNPKAATIQVRQEPYFWQRLAFQFAASVATAMLLATVVYKWSRRRLRRKVEALRQERRVEMERARIARDLHDDLGASLTEINFLGTLAGVAMEAGPPRDKVLGMVERARHMAKSLDEIVWTVNPHNDTLSSTVHYLCSRVRESLTAAGIRCRLEVDEDLPECTLDSQQRHNLLMTVNEAVNNTMKHSGATEVGLTLRCRYGRLLVDIVDNGKSFDPAAASAERNGLLNMQRRMESAGGTFQITSAPTGTVVALELPLTLPK
- a CDS encoding response regulator transcription factor gives rise to the protein MNRIAIVEDNTTVRASLAELVESIPGCECVGTFASGEEGIRLIPKLTPDLVMMDIHLPNLSGIECTAKLKQLLPELRVLILTVYEDGDKIFDALKAGASGYILKRSKPQDIIEAIREILAGGAPMTPEIALKVVESFRKTAAAAPAETVNLSRREIEVLQGLAKGLANKEIADELSVGVETVRWHLKQIYEKLHVRCRTEAALKFLGMKDVGGGT
- a CDS encoding alpha/beta hydrolase, yielding MKPLLALCCLVTALSAADDWKPLWPGGEAPGAKRPPAGTENVTDGWRYGDIEVPQYSVHLAPADKRTGQAVVIFPGGGYGVLAMNHEGHDYAKWLNERGITGVVVKYRVTGKAELGYQFPVPFLDARRAIRTVRANAKEWGVDPAKVGVMGSSAGGHLASLCTTRFADTFPEEGKDEIDKQSARPDFSILIYPVISMGPLAHTGSRTNLLGKDPSPEMIEKCSTEKQVSKETPPVFLLTTADDMVDCRNSFEFAAACKANGVPVSLHCFEKGGHGYGMNGKGDLAVWPTLLDAWLKR
- the pabB gene encoding aminodeoxychorismate synthase component I, translated to MDPAATALAPLDGLTPAEVAASLAHLPGLVFFDTAGNLPASYGAPVSIIAARPREVIEGSIHAAADRAKLRATLAKGAASPAPDRGFPLGGLCGWVGYDGEFVFGDFPEMLVHDHRSGRWHETGRLSAERRPAPMPRQEIGPFRAMMERETFLGAVRRIHEWIAAGDIYQVNLTQAFAAQVRGEHLFGLYETLRECSPAPLASYLSLGGKEILSSSPETFLRLSGQGIETRPIKGTRPRFADPDEDRRSAYELQTSPKEIAELVMITDLLRNDLGQVSEFGSVQVAEMLQLETLGQVHHLVSTVTGTLRAEIDHPAALAACFPGGSITGAPKKRAMEIIAELEEVPRGVYCGALGYFGYHGESQFNIAIRTLVREGETLSYHVGAGIVADSDPEKEYDETLHKAAGIRLAVERFTLC